In Alphaproteobacteria bacterium US3C007, one genomic interval encodes:
- a CDS encoding pyridoxal phosphate-dependent aminotransferase yields MKNTAITKRLSGLGGAKWEVYLKAKDLIAQGRDIIEMTIGEPDVPTPEVLVDAATCAMRQGRTTYASGRGEPGLLAALAERYTRSSGRDITSDQILCFPGTQTALFTVLMGVAETGDEVLVGDPMYATYEGVIRATGADIVPVPLKPENGFRIRAQDIAERITPKTTAILLTSPHNPTGAILTASDIDTIGQLAREHDLWIISDEVYEELLFNASDFTSPLSRSDLADRVIVVSSISKSHAAPGFRSGWCVGPSAFVEELLPLSEIILFGNQPFIADMTEKALRDGSTVAEGMRQRFSVRAVLLHQRLSSETRLVVHQPKAGMFAMVNVSSTGMDGNAYAMSLLEHGGVAVMPGVSFGTTIDDWVRIALTVDDSQFQTACDRIIQHSKQLMREST; encoded by the coding sequence ATGAAAAACACAGCAATAACCAAGCGCCTATCCGGTCTGGGTGGCGCCAAGTGGGAAGTCTATCTGAAGGCCAAGGACCTTATTGCCCAGGGTCGGGACATCATCGAGATGACGATTGGCGAGCCGGATGTGCCAACGCCCGAGGTTCTGGTGGACGCGGCGACGTGCGCCATGCGTCAGGGTCGCACGACCTATGCCAGCGGCCGAGGGGAGCCAGGGCTGTTAGCCGCGTTGGCTGAACGCTACACGCGCAGTTCGGGACGTGACATCACCTCGGATCAGATCCTGTGCTTTCCGGGTACGCAAACGGCGTTGTTTACCGTTCTCATGGGTGTGGCAGAGACTGGTGATGAGGTTCTTGTCGGGGATCCGATGTACGCGACCTATGAAGGCGTGATCCGAGCAACCGGCGCAGATATCGTGCCGGTTCCGCTGAAACCCGAGAACGGATTCCGCATCAGAGCGCAGGATATCGCAGAACGGATCACACCGAAAACGACCGCGATTCTGCTGACCAGCCCGCACAACCCGACCGGGGCGATTCTGACGGCTTCCGATATAGATACAATTGGACAACTGGCCCGCGAGCACGATCTTTGGATCATTTCCGACGAAGTCTATGAAGAGCTGTTATTCAACGCCTCGGACTTCACCTCTCCCCTGTCGCGCTCAGACCTTGCAGACCGGGTGATCGTGGTTTCCTCGATTTCCAAGTCCCATGCTGCGCCGGGCTTTCGCAGCGGCTGGTGCGTCGGGCCATCAGCTTTTGTCGAAGAGCTGCTACCGCTGTCGGAGATCATACTGTTCGGCAACCAGCCTTTCATTGCCGACATGACCGAAAAGGCGCTGCGCGATGGTTCCACTGTGGCGGAGGGAATGCGCCAACGCTTTTCCGTGCGCGCGGTGCTGCTGCACCAGCGCCTGTCCAGCGAGACGCGCCTTGTCGTGCATCAGCCCAAAGCCGGCATGTTCGCAATGGTCAACGTGTCTTCAACCGGCATGGATGGCAACGCCTATGCCATGAGCCTGCTTGAACATGGTGGTGTCGCTGTCATGCCCGGCGTCTCGTTCGGCACCACGATTGATGATTGGGTCCGCATCGCGCTGACGGTCGATGACAGCCAATTCCAGACGGCCTGCGACCGCATCATCCAGCATTCCAAACAATTGATGAGGGAGAGCACATGA
- a CDS encoding site-specific integrase: MQNLPLVHARIEALLEGEKDKSAGERNIEIIRGALGDEVADMVLANAVPEYSEIEDALNELGKALHKQKLPSEIVEQVYSGKLRQEVITLETVLKDYVAYKSDTPKAEKEITQRVERLRKDMQHIYGKQKLRYVSLSDISRQDANDLRDHLLSRVSANSAVRTLGVVRTAINHAIVEHSLNIPNVFTNLRIKGAGASKLDRLPLSDTQVVHLETAYSNDTTAWALFVCLRDTGCRVSEIAGLRVKDCDTDKECLIISPNPWRTLKTNNSQRSVPLSPEAIKALEEVSQGKDPEAPLFPRYAKERGGDNCSAMLMKRLRTIITDKKLTMHSLRHRMKDKLRNTGCPEAISTAILGHGSNTVAANYGSGYALDVMREYTKRIW; encoded by the coding sequence ATGCAAAACCTGCCCTTGGTACATGCTCGAATCGAAGCTCTGCTAGAGGGTGAAAAAGATAAGTCAGCAGGAGAGCGCAATATTGAGATTATTAGGGGTGCGCTGGGCGATGAAGTGGCGGATATGGTGCTGGCCAATGCCGTACCTGAGTATTCTGAGATTGAGGATGCGCTTAATGAGTTGGGTAAGGCTCTGCATAAGCAAAAGCTACCTTCAGAGATTGTAGAGCAGGTTTATTCAGGCAAGTTAAGGCAAGAGGTCATAACGCTTGAGACGGTTCTTAAAGACTACGTTGCCTATAAGTCAGATACACCCAAAGCAGAAAAGGAAATTACGCAGCGGGTTGAAAGGCTGCGCAAAGACATGCAGCACATCTACGGTAAGCAGAAGCTTAGGTATGTCTCGCTTAGTGATATCAGCAGGCAAGATGCCAATGATCTTAGGGATCACCTATTAAGCCGTGTGTCTGCCAATAGCGCTGTTAGAACGCTGGGGGTTGTGAGAACAGCTATTAACCATGCAATCGTGGAGCACAGCCTCAACATCCCCAATGTCTTTACCAACCTTCGCATTAAAGGTGCGGGTGCAAGTAAGCTAGATAGGCTACCGCTGAGTGATACTCAGGTCGTTCATTTAGAGACAGCTTACTCGAATGATACAACAGCTTGGGCGCTGTTTGTTTGTCTGAGAGATACGGGATGCAGAGTATCAGAGATAGCGGGCCTGAGGGTCAAAGACTGTGACACTGACAAAGAATGTTTAATCATATCCCCTAACCCCTGGAGAACGCTAAAGACCAATAACTCGCAGCGCTCTGTGCCACTCTCGCCAGAGGCTATTAAAGCCCTTGAGGAAGTATCCCAAGGCAAAGATCCTGAGGCACCGCTCTTTCCCCGATACGCAAAGGAGCGTGGAGGGGATAACTGCTCAGCCATGCTCATGAAGCGCCTCAGAACCATAATCACAGATAAGAAGCTCACCATGCATTCACTACGCCATCGCATGAAGGACAAGCTGAGGAACACAGGCTGCCCGGAAGCTATCTCCACGGCCATCCTAGGGCATGGTTCAAACACAGTCGCTGCCAACTATGGCTCAGGCTATGCCCTAGATGTCATGAGAGAGTATACGAAACGGATTTGGTAA
- a CDS encoding 2-hydroxychromene-2-carboxylate isomerase yields the protein MSSIDFWYSIGSTYTYLTVLRLPKIAVANGIEISWRPFNVRDVMVEQKNIPFSNKPVKSAYMWRDIERRSRMYGLEPKIPAPYPLSGLVLANQIAILGKEEGWIEAYTQATYRRWFEKGEPAGEEPNISGSLTEIGQDVDRVMGLAASQEIVSMLDKETIEAKALGVFGSPSFVVSDEVFWGDDRLEDAVSWALRGSLAPIY from the coding sequence ATGTCATCAATAGATTTTTGGTATTCTATAGGATCTACTTATACTTATTTAACTGTTTTACGATTACCCAAGATAGCCGTGGCTAATGGAATAGAAATTTCTTGGCGACCCTTCAATGTGCGTGATGTGATGGTTGAGCAGAAAAACATTCCTTTTTCAAACAAGCCTGTAAAATCAGCTTACATGTGGCGTGATATTGAGCGCCGATCTAGAATGTATGGCCTAGAACCAAAGATCCCTGCCCCCTATCCTTTGTCAGGCTTAGTTTTGGCCAATCAAATAGCCATTTTGGGAAAAGAAGAAGGCTGGATAGAAGCATATACTCAAGCAACTTACCGCCGATGGTTTGAAAAAGGCGAGCCCGCAGGAGAAGAGCCTAATATTTCTGGTAGCCTGACTGAAATCGGGCAAGATGTTGATCGGGTAATGGGTCTTGCAGCATCTCAAGAGATTGTATCAATGCTTGATAAAGAAACGATTGAGGCAAAAGCCCTAGGGGTTTTTGGATCCCCAAGTTTTGTGGTCTCTGATGAAGTTTTCTGGGGTGATGACCGTTTAGAGGACGCTGTAAGTTGGGCATTGAGAGGGTCTTTAGCTCCCATTTACTAA
- a CDS encoding TetR/AcrR family transcriptional regulator, translated as MPGSTQKFRREPAEQRKDDLIQATLSLIAEQGVRAATVRAIAKRADVTQGLIRHYFSTKHDLILAAYRTHMGRMTQLTSASTDRADSTAKEHLAAFVVASLKPPVVDPSSVTIWASFLNKIREDEQMRKMHEQTYYEFRDQLESLIQETLGEAGISVEPWTLRRMSIASNAVIDGLWLEGGALPTAFAPGELPAIGLNSVGAIIGLELKNTAGSS; from the coding sequence ATGCCCGGAAGCACCCAGAAATTCAGGCGCGAGCCCGCTGAACAGCGCAAGGACGACCTGATTCAAGCGACGCTTTCGCTGATCGCCGAACAGGGCGTTCGGGCGGCAACTGTGCGAGCCATCGCGAAACGGGCAGACGTCACTCAGGGTCTAATTCGGCACTATTTTTCGACCAAGCATGATCTGATTTTAGCGGCCTACAGGACTCACATGGGCCGCATGACCCAGCTGACCTCGGCTTCGACCGACCGTGCCGATTCGACTGCCAAAGAGCACCTCGCGGCCTTTGTGGTAGCTTCCCTGAAGCCACCGGTGGTCGATCCAAGCTCTGTCACCATATGGGCGAGTTTTCTGAACAAGATTCGTGAAGACGAGCAGATGCGCAAAATGCACGAACAGACATATTACGAGTTTCGCGACCAGCTTGAGAGCCTGATCCAGGAGACCCTGGGCGAAGCGGGTATTTCGGTTGAGCCCTGGACACTCCGACGCATGTCGATCGCCAGCAACGCGGTGATCGATGGTTTGTGGTTGGAGGGTGGCGCTTTGCCCACTGCGTTTGCACCCGGTGAACTGCCGGCGATTGGCCTGAATTCCGTGGGTGCGATCATCGGATTGGAATTGAAAAACACAGCAGGTTCTTCATGA
- the secA gene encoding preprotein translocase subunit SecA — translation MLGFGKLAKKVFGSPNDRVMKSTMPMVEKINALEADYQALSDEAIIAKTQEFKTRLNSGTTLDELLPEAFANCREAAKRTLGLRAFDVQLLGGIFLHQGNISEMKTGEGKTLVATFPAYLNALTGKGVHVVTVNDYLAKRDSEWMSNVYGALGLTTGVVYPNQDEGEKQKAYACDITYATNNELGFDYLRDNMKTELSQMYQKQHHFAIVDEVDSILIDEARTPLIISGQAQDRSDLYQAIDAVIPELTEEHYTLDEKSRNANFTDEGNDFLEDLLRQKEILPETQSLYDPESTTLVHHVNQGLRAHKLFTRDKDYIVRNSEVVLIDEFTGRMMAGRRLSDGLHQAIEAKENCTIQAENVTLASVTFQNYFRLYDKLAGMTGTANTEAEEFMEIYKLGVVEVPTNRPISRIDEDDRVYRTADEKYTAIVEEIQTAHDKGQPILVGTTSIEKSEALSQMLKKAKIQHNVLNARQHEQEAQIVGDAGKFGAVTIATNMAGRGTDIQLGGNVEMKMFTALAETPEANPEDLRRTIEAETSAEKQRVLEAGGLFVLATERHESRRIDNQLRGRSGRQGDPGRSSFFLSLDDDLMRIFGSERLDKVLSKFGMEKGEAITHSWVNKSLERAQSKVEGRNFDIRKQLLKFDDVMNDQRRAIFEQRLDILQSEDLSDVTQDMRHDVIDDLVTTYMPPKSYAEQWESEALQTAVAEQLNMDLPITDWADEEGVDDESIRERLEDASDKMMAEKAIAFGPTTMRQVEKQVLLQTIDSKWREHLITLEHLRSVVGFRGYAQRDPLNEYKSEAFQLFESLLASLRTDVSKQLSLVRPMTEAEQQAMMQQMVAQQKQSQAEMQTSQTAPAENGFVEDDPSTWGNPGRNDPCPCGSEKKFKHCHGRLS, via the coding sequence ATGTTAGGGTTCGGAAAACTGGCGAAAAAAGTATTCGGTTCCCCGAATGACCGCGTGATGAAATCAACCATGCCGATGGTTGAAAAAATCAATGCCTTAGAGGCTGATTATCAGGCCCTCTCTGATGAGGCTATCATTGCCAAAACCCAAGAGTTCAAAACCCGCTTAAACAGCGGCACAACTTTGGATGAGTTGTTGCCCGAAGCGTTTGCCAATTGCCGAGAAGCCGCCAAGCGCACTTTGGGTTTGCGCGCGTTTGACGTGCAATTGCTGGGGGGGATTTTTCTGCATCAAGGTAATATTTCAGAAATGAAAACCGGTGAAGGCAAAACCTTGGTGGCGACATTTCCCGCCTATTTGAACGCGCTGACGGGCAAGGGCGTTCATGTTGTTACCGTAAATGACTATCTTGCCAAACGTGACAGCGAATGGATGTCAAACGTTTATGGGGCGCTGGGTCTTACCACGGGCGTGGTCTATCCCAATCAAGATGAAGGTGAAAAACAAAAAGCCTATGCCTGCGATATAACTTATGCCACCAACAATGAACTCGGATTCGATTATCTACGCGATAATATGAAAACAGAACTCTCGCAAATGTATCAAAAGCAACATCATTTTGCGATTGTGGATGAGGTTGATAGCATCCTGATCGATGAAGCCCGCACGCCCCTGATCATCTCAGGGCAAGCGCAGGACCGCTCGGACTTATATCAAGCGATCGACGCTGTGATCCCAGAGCTGACCGAAGAGCATTACACGCTGGATGAAAAATCCAGAAACGCGAACTTTACGGATGAAGGCAATGATTTCTTAGAAGACCTATTGCGGCAAAAAGAGATCCTGCCCGAAACCCAAAGTCTGTATGATCCGGAAAGCACAACGCTTGTACATCACGTCAATCAAGGCCTGCGCGCGCACAAGCTTTTCACCCGCGATAAGGATTATATCGTGCGCAACAGTGAAGTTGTGTTAATCGATGAGTTCACCGGGCGTATGATGGCGGGGCGGCGCCTGTCGGACGGGCTACACCAAGCCATCGAAGCCAAAGAGAATTGTACGATTCAGGCAGAAAACGTTACCTTGGCCAGCGTGACGTTTCAAAATTATTTCCGGCTTTATGATAAATTGGCAGGCATGACCGGTACCGCCAATACCGAGGCTGAAGAATTCATGGAAATCTATAAGCTGGGCGTCGTAGAAGTGCCAACGAACCGCCCGATCTCGCGCATTGATGAAGATGACCGCGTGTATCGGACGGCAGATGAAAAATATACCGCGATCGTCGAAGAAATCCAAACAGCGCATGATAAAGGTCAGCCAATTTTGGTTGGCACCACTTCGATTGAGAAATCTGAAGCCCTGTCTCAAATGCTGAAAAAAGCCAAAATCCAACATAATGTGTTGAATGCGCGTCAACATGAGCAAGAGGCGCAAATCGTCGGAGATGCCGGAAAATTTGGCGCGGTGACGATTGCCACCAATATGGCTGGTCGGGGAACGGACATTCAACTGGGCGGCAATGTTGAGATGAAAATGTTCACCGCCTTGGCCGAAACCCCTGAAGCAAATCCAGAGGATTTGCGCCGTACGATTGAAGCAGAAACCAGCGCAGAAAAGCAGCGGGTTCTGGAGGCGGGCGGTTTATTCGTTTTGGCCACCGAGCGTCATGAAAGCCGGCGGATTGACAACCAATTGCGTGGCCGTTCGGGCCGCCAAGGCGACCCGGGTCGATCTTCGTTTTTTCTCAGCCTTGATGATGACTTGATGCGGATCTTCGGCTCTGAGCGCTTGGATAAAGTCTTGTCAAAATTCGGAATGGAAAAAGGCGAAGCCATTACCCATTCTTGGGTTAACAAATCTTTAGAACGCGCTCAGTCAAAGGTTGAGGGCCGCAATTTTGATATACGAAAACAATTGCTTAAATTCGACGATGTGATGAATGATCAACGCCGCGCAATTTTTGAGCAACGCTTGGATATTTTGCAATCAGAAGACTTGTCGGATGTGACGCAAGATATGCGTCATGATGTGATTGACGATCTTGTCACCACCTATATGCCACCAAAATCCTATGCCGAACAATGGGAAAGCGAAGCCTTACAGACGGCTGTTGCAGAGCAGCTGAATATGGATTTGCCGATCACAGATTGGGCAGATGAGGAAGGCGTGGATGACGAAAGCATTCGTGAGCGCCTTGAGGATGCTTCAGATAAAATGATGGCGGAGAAAGCCATAGCTTTTGGGCCCACAACGATGCGGCAAGTCGAAAAGCAGGTACTTTTGCAAACGATTGACAGCAAATGGCGCGAGCATCTGATAACGCTTGAGCATTTACGCAGCGTGGTTGGCTTTCGCGGATATGCCCAGCGCGACCCATTGAATGAATATAAATCTGAGGCTTTTCAATTGTTTGAAAGCCTGTTGGCCAGCTTACGCACCGATGTAAGCAAACAATTATCATTGGTGCGGCCAATGACAGAGGCCGAACAGCAAGCGATGATGCAGCAGATGGTTGCGCAGCAAAAGCAATCCCAAGCAGAAATGCAAACATCGCAAACAGCCCCGGCAGAAAATGGATTTGTTGAAGACGATCCCTCAACTTGGGGAAATCCAGGGCGCAATGATCCCTGCCCCTGCGGCTCTGAAAAGAAATTTAAACATTGCCATGGCCGTTTGAGCTAA
- a CDS encoding peptidylprolyl isomerase → MGFHKLVLLAATCCAFGSGAWAQEAVSAETVVARVNGEAITLGHMLLVRESLPNEYKSLPDRQLFDGILEQLVQQTILSQKSSAPDSLQIRLTLENDRRLMRAARMIEQWSEQPISEGAIQDAYEAAYSGVDQGLEYKAAHILVETEAAALELIEKVNAGEEFAALARDFSTGPSGPGGGDLGWFGKGMMVPPFEQAVIELEVGEVSKPVKTDFGWHVILLNETRAVESPALEDVREMLVEDLRRAAVEAEMAILRSQADIKLIEDPQIDPGAVKNFELLSQ, encoded by the coding sequence ATGGGTTTTCATAAATTGGTTCTGCTCGCAGCGACGTGCTGCGCATTTGGCAGTGGTGCTTGGGCGCAAGAGGCGGTTTCGGCTGAAACGGTTGTGGCCCGCGTGAATGGCGAAGCAATCACGCTTGGGCATATGCTCTTGGTGCGGGAAAGCTTGCCGAATGAATATAAATCTTTGCCCGATCGCCAATTGTTTGATGGGATCTTAGAGCAATTGGTGCAGCAGACTATTCTGTCGCAAAAAAGTTCGGCTCCCGATTCTTTGCAAATCAGGTTAACGCTTGAAAATGATCGTCGTTTGATGCGGGCTGCGCGGATGATTGAACAATGGTCAGAACAGCCGATCAGTGAAGGCGCTATACAAGACGCTTATGAAGCAGCCTATTCAGGCGTTGATCAAGGCTTGGAATATAAAGCCGCGCATATTTTGGTGGAAACGGAAGCGGCAGCGCTTGAGTTGATCGAGAAGGTGAACGCCGGAGAAGAGTTTGCGGCTTTGGCCCGTGACTTCTCGACTGGGCCATCTGGCCCGGGGGGCGGCGACCTTGGCTGGTTTGGTAAGGGTATGATGGTGCCACCATTTGAGCAGGCGGTTATAGAACTTGAAGTGGGCGAAGTGTCAAAGCCGGTGAAAACAGATTTTGGATGGCATGTTATTCTTTTGAATGAAACGCGCGCCGTGGAAAGCCCCGCCCTAGAGGATGTGCGCGAGATGCTCGTTGAGGATCTGCGCCGCGCCGCGGTTGAGGCTGAGATGGCTATTTTAAGAAGCCAAGCCGATATTAAACTGATTGAAGATCCACAAATCGATCCTGGCGCCGTGAAAAACTTTGAGCTGTTATCCCAGTAA
- a CDS encoding acyltransferase yields the protein MTDRLHSLDFLRAFALLMGVLLHVLMLFLEPFDGSEPRLGGSIIFIWIHTWRMPLFMLLAGFFTALSIQKRDVGNYALNRLIRLGVPILLLWAVIPEIAEGTNDIFKLPELISWLLYDVPFTLRLDHLWFLYYLLIFYGVLLLLKRIAPKAFKFITDYELSFSRIFVLWLPILILLSPLNKPTGGILGDIPTTFGEVKLGSMLFMASFFLIGLQIQKSARFLGQLQQKRFWLPILIIVSLVPIGLLGWGGMKDEPFVFSSVFEMWIANGLSGSAALLLVLSIMGFAMQKISSGGPTLNWLIKLSYPIYVFHLMFVISVSGTLMYLGVNDWLVTLLGFSSGILGSVIIYYAIVFWTPLDWVFNGYKNSKHRSKSSFMNRLAKYL from the coding sequence ATGACCGATCGCTTACACAGTCTCGATTTCTTACGTGCTTTTGCACTTTTGATGGGCGTACTATTGCATGTCCTAATGCTCTTCCTGGAGCCATTTGATGGCTCTGAACCAAGGCTTGGTGGCTCCATCATCTTTATTTGGATCCACACATGGCGCATGCCGCTATTTATGCTTTTGGCAGGGTTTTTTACCGCCCTCAGCATACAGAAGAGAGATGTCGGCAACTACGCTTTAAATAGGTTGATTAGACTTGGTGTCCCTATCTTGCTTTTATGGGCCGTAATTCCAGAAATAGCTGAAGGGACCAATGATATCTTCAAACTACCTGAGCTTATTTCATGGCTCCTATATGATGTTCCATTCACATTGCGTTTAGACCATTTGTGGTTCCTGTATTATTTGTTGATATTTTATGGCGTCCTGTTGTTGCTTAAGCGCATTGCGCCAAAGGCCTTTAAATTTATCACTGATTATGAGCTGAGCTTTTCCCGCATTTTCGTTTTGTGGCTGCCAATATTGATATTACTTTCTCCACTCAACAAGCCTACAGGCGGTATCTTGGGAGATATTCCAACCACATTCGGTGAAGTGAAACTTGGTTCAATGTTATTCATGGCTTCGTTCTTTTTGATTGGATTACAGATACAAAAGAGTGCGCGTTTCCTCGGGCAGTTACAACAGAAACGCTTTTGGCTGCCCATCTTGATAATAGTGAGTTTGGTACCGATTGGCTTGCTGGGATGGGGTGGTATGAAGGATGAACCTTTCGTCTTCTCAAGCGTATTTGAGATGTGGATTGCCAATGGACTCTCTGGCAGTGCAGCGTTGTTGCTTGTACTTTCGATAATGGGCTTTGCTATGCAGAAAATCTCATCGGGCGGCCCAACTCTCAACTGGCTGATAAAGCTTTCATATCCAATTTACGTATTCCATTTAATGTTCGTGATTAGCGTCAGTGGGACCTTAATGTATCTGGGCGTCAATGACTGGCTCGTCACTCTACTTGGCTTCTCATCAGGAATTCTTGGGTCAGTGATCATCTATTACGCCATAGTTTTCTGGACGCCGCTTGATTGGGTGTTCAATGGTTATAAAAACTCCAAGCATCGATCAAAGTCATCATTTATGAATAGGCTTGCAAAATACCTATAG
- a CDS encoding 5-guanidino-2-oxopentanoate decarboxylase produces the protein MSSIGEELVFQLAKRGVDTVFGIPGVHTIELYRGLAASGIRHVNPRHEQGAGFMADGYARASGRPGVAFVITGPGLTNTLTAMGQARADSVPMLVVSGVNTLPSLGKGLGHLHELPDQQALVGLVALRSDRVETSADLLPALDRAFQACSSGRPGPAHIEVPLDVAGNTFDQPDKTDAFPPRPQPDERKIARAVEMLQTSQRPVILAGGGIRRAPEQVRDLAEKLDAPVVQTVNARGLMHGHPLGVPASPSLQAIRDLIGAADVVLAVGTEFGPTDYDMYATGTMPRMRNLIRIDISEDQLSRHPSELAIQGDADGVLNQLNAAIQPSLNDGTGTDCADQARQQAFDEIGPQMQAQTLLLNALRDVVPEAIMVGDSAQPIYAGNLYYDHDRPGGWFNAATGFGALGYGIPAAIGAALAEPDAPVICITGDGGAQFSLPELMVAKDEELPIVFLVWNNHGYQEIETSMQAAGVTVLGCDPTPPDFKAIAASCAIPFCACVSEADALVAALKTVTDTPGPVMIEIQAPNYAQSG, from the coding sequence ATGAGCAGCATTGGAGAGGAGCTTGTCTTCCAACTCGCCAAGCGGGGCGTCGACACTGTCTTTGGCATTCCCGGCGTTCACACTATCGAGCTTTATCGTGGACTTGCGGCATCTGGCATCCGTCACGTCAACCCCCGTCACGAACAGGGGGCGGGCTTCATGGCGGATGGCTATGCCCGCGCCTCGGGCCGCCCCGGTGTCGCTTTTGTCATTACCGGCCCGGGCCTGACCAATACCTTGACCGCCATGGGGCAGGCGCGCGCCGATTCCGTGCCGATGCTGGTTGTCTCGGGCGTAAACACCTTGCCCAGCCTCGGCAAAGGCTTGGGGCACCTGCATGAATTGCCCGACCAGCAAGCCCTGGTCGGTTTGGTCGCGCTGCGTTCGGACCGCGTGGAAACGTCGGCTGACCTGCTGCCGGCGCTTGATCGGGCTTTTCAGGCCTGTTCGTCGGGACGCCCGGGCCCGGCCCATATCGAGGTCCCCCTGGACGTCGCCGGCAACACATTCGATCAACCGGACAAAACAGACGCATTTCCGCCCCGGCCGCAACCGGACGAACGCAAGATCGCCCGCGCGGTTGAAATGCTGCAAACGTCGCAAAGGCCTGTCATCCTTGCCGGTGGTGGCATCCGCCGGGCGCCCGAACAGGTTCGCGACCTTGCCGAAAAGCTGGACGCCCCCGTCGTTCAAACCGTCAACGCGCGTGGGCTGATGCATGGTCACCCTCTTGGAGTTCCGGCAAGCCCCAGCCTTCAGGCTATCCGCGACCTGATCGGCGCGGCCGATGTGGTGCTGGCCGTGGGGACTGAATTCGGCCCGACCGATTATGACATGTACGCAACCGGTACGATGCCGCGAATGCGCAACCTCATCCGCATCGATATCAGCGAAGACCAGCTTTCCCGCCATCCGAGCGAACTGGCGATCCAAGGTGACGCGGACGGTGTGCTGAACCAGTTGAATGCGGCAATCCAACCGAGCCTGAACGATGGCACCGGCACCGACTGCGCGGATCAAGCCCGGCAACAGGCGTTCGATGAAATCGGCCCGCAGATGCAGGCACAAACGCTTCTGCTGAATGCGCTGCGTGACGTCGTTCCGGAGGCGATCATGGTCGGGGATTCCGCACAACCCATTTATGCCGGGAACCTCTATTATGATCACGACCGCCCCGGCGGTTGGTTCAATGCCGCAACCGGTTTCGGTGCCTTGGGCTATGGCATTCCCGCAGCCATCGGAGCCGCCCTGGCCGAACCTGATGCTCCGGTGATCTGCATTACCGGCGATGGCGGCGCGCAGTTCAGCCTTCCCGAATTGATGGTGGCAAAAGACGAGGAACTTCCCATCGTTTTCCTCGTCTGGAACAACCACGGCTATCAGGAGATCGAAACATCCATGCAAGCTGCCGGTGTGACCGTGCTCGGATGCGACCCCACACCGCCGGATTTCAAGGCTATCGCGGCTTCCTGCGCCATCCCTTTTTGCGCCTGCGTGTCAGAAGCGGATGCTCTCGTGGCCGCTCTGAAAACCGTCACTGACACCCCCGGCCCGGTGATGATTGAAATCCAGGCCCCCAATTATGCCCAATCCGGTTGA